From a region of the Zingiber officinale cultivar Zhangliang chromosome 4B, Zo_v1.1, whole genome shotgun sequence genome:
- the LOC121976071 gene encoding acyl transferase 5-like, with protein sequence MSMASWVTKVAEELVAPCEPTPSATLPLSSIDHAVRLAYMQEMISVYPNNNREHCRRGVILPAAKVIREALAKALVPYYPVAGRLVFYGDRMEVACNGEGVWFVEAAVTDRSLNDWEAIPRSVVKEELLPSCPAHLNQQEMILMMQVTHFQCGGFVVGLKFNHLVFDGIGVGQFLKAIGEIACGQTHPSIDPIWYTDTIPASPMHSKSSLSLLTPKFDIVNSMYDFSIQTIERLKEKISKETSNQFTTFEVVAAIIWKCRTRAISAIGDVCLIVPANIRHLLFQLPKAGYYGNCFYPLTITATDEQIMKTSLAELVGLIKDAKESLPTKFKEWASGNFKEDPYKISIGYNILALSDWRWIEFYETDYGWGMPNSISPKTHDFSFPCGVILKQPLPKDGVRLEGQVVMKEHEQRFIDEINKCINE encoded by the exons ATGAGCATGGCGTCCTGGGTGACGAAGGTGGCGGAGGAGCTCGTAGCACCATGCGAGCCAACGCCTAGCGCCACGCTTCCTCTCTCTTCCATCGACCACGCCGTGAGGTTGGCCTACATGCAGGAGATGATCTCCGTGTATCCAAACAATAACCGTGAGCACTGTCGTCGTGGCGTGATATTACCGGCGGCGAAGGTCATCCGGGAAGCCTTGGCCAAGGCTCTTGTCCCGTACTACCCCGTAGCAGGCCGCCTTGTCTTCTATGGCGACCGCATGGAGGTGGCCTGCAATGGCGAGGGCGTATGGTTTGTGGAGGCGGCGGTGACAGATCGCAGCCTGAATGACTGGGAGGCGATCCCCCGTAGCGTGGTGAAAGAGGAGCTGCTTCCGAGTTGTCCCGCTCATCTGAACCAACAAGAAATGATACTGATGATGCAG GTGACCCATTTTCAATGTGGTGGATTTGTTGTTGGACTCAAATTCAATCACTTGGTGTTTGATGGCATCGGCGTTGGACAATTCTTAAAAGCCATCGGCGAGATTGCTTGCGGTCAAACTCATCCCTCTATCGATCCAATCTGGTATACAGACACGATTCCCGCCTCTCCAATGCACTCAAAGTCATCACTTTCACTTCTCACACCCAAGTTTGACATTGTGAATTCCATGTATGATTTCTCAATTCAAACCATCGAAAGATTGAAGGAAAAAATCTCAAAAGAGACATCCAATCAATTCACCACCTTTGAGGTCGTCGCTGCAATTATATGGAAATGTCGAACACGGGCAATCAGTGCCATTGGAGATGTGTGCCTCATCGTTCCTGCTAATATTCGTCATTTATTGTTCCAACTGCCAAAGGCCGGCTATTATGGAAATTGTTTCTATCCCTTAACTATCACAGCGACAGATGAGCAAATCATGAAGACATCACTTGCAGAATTAGTCGGGCTCATTAAAGATGCTAAAGAAAGTTTACCAACAAAGTTTAAGGAATGGGCTTCAGGCAACTTCAAGGAAGATCcatataagatttcaattggCTACAATATTTTGGCTTTGTCAGATTGGAGATGGATAGAGTTTTATGAAACAGACTATGGATGGGGAATGCCCAACTCTATTTCCCCTAAAACGCATGACTTTTCCTTCCCTTGTGGCGTCATTCTAAAGCAGCCTTTGCCTAAGGACGGTGTGCGTTTGGAAGGACAAGTGGTCATGAAGGAGCATGAGCAAAGGTTTATTGATGAAATCAACAAATGTATAAATGAGTAG